One part of the Syntrophorhabdaceae bacterium genome encodes these proteins:
- a CDS encoding efflux RND transporter periplasmic adaptor subunit has translation MNGHHTSVLFGRSIVALVITGSISAMLTWPISCARKQPSAPPPPRVTVAQPVKEKVTDYIEATGNTEAVQTVQLRARVAGYLERILFADGQIVKKDQILFVIQQNTYDANLRQAEATVELNKAQLSYAETELVRYTKLLAQKAAAETDVDNWRYQRDSASANLKQAEAKRDLARLDLGYTEVRAPFTGRIDRTVVYPGNLVGAGDATILATMSQIEPIYVYFTISDADLARLTGEAHWSPGKAYTLNWPVDLGLSNEKGYPHRGVIDFASISVTPTTGTLLVRGIFPNPESAIMPGLYARVRIPLATGTGLFIPQEAVGHDLQGPYVLVTGSENRIERRNVTVGAEQGPLQVVRAGLSPDEWVVVKGLQRAAPGKPVTPEKISLKPEATPSEKPVRAGRGTP, from the coding sequence ATGAACGGGCACCATACGAGCGTCTTGTTCGGGCGAAGCATCGTAGCCCTTGTGATAACCGGTTCGATCTCAGCGATGCTTACATGGCCGATAAGTTGCGCGAGAAAACAGCCGTCCGCGCCACCTCCTCCCCGTGTCACCGTTGCTCAGCCCGTAAAAGAGAAGGTCACCGATTATATCGAGGCCACAGGCAATACGGAAGCCGTGCAGACGGTACAGCTTCGCGCTCGGGTTGCAGGGTATCTCGAAAGGATCCTCTTTGCCGACGGGCAGATTGTCAAGAAGGATCAAATCCTGTTTGTTATTCAGCAGAATACCTATGATGCGAACCTCAGGCAGGCCGAGGCCACGGTGGAACTCAACAAAGCGCAGCTTTCTTACGCGGAAACCGAACTGGTTCGTTACACAAAGCTTTTGGCGCAGAAGGCGGCGGCCGAGACCGATGTGGACAATTGGCGCTATCAGAGGGATTCCGCGTCTGCCAATCTTAAACAGGCAGAAGCGAAAAGAGACCTGGCGAGACTCGACCTGGGATACACCGAGGTCCGCGCGCCCTTTACCGGCAGGATCGACCGTACCGTCGTGTACCCCGGTAATCTGGTGGGAGCGGGCGATGCTACGATACTTGCAACCATGAGCCAGATTGAGCCCATATACGTGTACTTCACCATAAGCGACGCCGATCTTGCGCGTTTAACAGGTGAAGCCCATTGGAGTCCAGGCAAAGCGTATACGTTGAACTGGCCTGTGGACTTAGGCCTTTCAAACGAAAAAGGATATCCGCACCGGGGCGTAATAGATTTTGCGTCTATTAGCGTGACCCCCACCACGGGAACCCTTCTGGTTCGAGGGATTTTTCCCAATCCTGAGTCCGCCATAATGCCGGGCCTATACGCACGCGTGCGGATACCTCTTGCGACCGGCACGGGTCTTTTCATCCCGCAGGAGGCTGTGGGCCACGATTTACAGGGCCCCTACGTGCTGGTGACGGGTAGCGAGAATAGAATCGAGCGGCGTAACGTGACGGTGGGGGCCGAGCAAGGGCCCCTCCAGGTAGTCAGAGCAGGCTTGAGCCCGGATGAGTGGGTCGTGGTAAAGGGTTTACAGAGAGCGGCGCCCGGCAAGCCCGTGACCCCTGAAAAGATCAGCCTCAAGCCTGAGGCGACCCCATCCGAGAAGCCGGTGCGTGCGGGTAGGGGAACGCCGTGA